The Dendropsophus ebraccatus isolate aDenEbr1 chromosome 6, aDenEbr1.pat, whole genome shotgun sequence nucleotide sequence CATAGCACAGTGTTGTCAGATGGACAATTTTGCTCAGTCACCCCTATTTGTGGCTTGGTAGGCTACAGGTCCATAATTGGCTAGCAAAGTCAAGCCCCTGCAACGTGTAATAAGCCATGGCtagtgctttaaaaaaaagaaaagtagatACAGAAAATCGAGATTTTAAATCTGAATGGACAGATAAATACTGTTTTATTCTCACGAATGCAGCTCAGCCAAAGCCACTGTGTTTAATATGCAATGAAACAGTGGCCCTGATAAAGAGTAGTAATGTAAAAAGACATTATGAAACAAAACATAGAAGTTTTGAACAGAATTACCCTCTAAATTCGGAGATACGGGCAAAAAAAATTAGTTCCTTGACTGCTTCATATGAAGCATCTACAAAGCGGCTTGTCAGCTCTCTATCCCAACAGGAAAAAACGACAGAAGCGTCACTAAGGGTTGCTTGGATTTTAGGTAAACACAAGAAACCATTTTCGGATGCAGAGGTAGTTAAGGAATGTATGGTCGAAGTTGTAGGCACCATGTTTGAAGGCAAACAGAGAGAAGAATTTCAggggaaaataaaacaaattcCCTTATCTGATTCTACGGCAGCACGCCGAACTGAAATAATTTCCGAAGATCTGCTCTCGCAGCTTCAGCTTAAAGTTAAAATGGCAGATTGTATTTCCTTAGCTGTGGATGAATCCTGTGATGCCACTGATAATGCCCAGCTCATGGTATTTGTAAGGTTTTATGATAAGACACAAAATGTTTTTTGTGAGGATCTGCTTGGCATGACTGCACTTCACACCCATACAAGAGGGGAAGATATCTTTGAAGCAATAACAAAAATCCTGAAAGACAGGGGCATCAACTTGGATTCTGTGATTTCAGTTGCAACCGATGGAGCTCCTGCTATGATAGGAAAAGAGAAAGGGCTGGTGGCCCGCCTCAAAGTACTCAATCCTAGCTTGATCTcctatcactgtattatacaccagtCTATCTTGTGTGCCAATTTGggggaaaaatatgcaaatattaTGGAAAATGTTATGAAGTTGATTAATTTTCTCCGGGCTTCTTCAGCACTTCAGCATCGTCTGCTTAAAGATTTTCTCTCTGAGGTCAATTCTGCATTTAGTGATCTACTTGTCCACAACAATGTCCGATGGCTTAGTAAGGGAAGAGTCTTAGAACGCTTCTGGAGCATTCGGAATGAGCTGGAGACATTTTTAGCTAAACAGAAGACGGAAAAAGCAAGAGAATATTTGACATTTCTCCGTAACAAAGACAGCATGGAAATTGTTGCTTTTCTAGCTGATATTACGGGCCATTTAAATGATTTAAATGTAAAACTGCAGGGCAAAAATCAAACTATATTCGACCTGATGGAAGCAGTGAGGGCTTTTCAGAGGAAATTACAGCTTTTCTATTGTGATATGCAAGAGACCTTGCTTCATTTTCCAAAGCTTAAGGAACATATCCAAGAAGCAAACACCAAAGAAAGTCTTTTCTGTAACCATGGGGGCTTCATGCAGAATCTTATTGACAATTTTCAAAGTAGATTCCAAGATTTCACAATTGGACAGGAAATATTGCTGTGCATTAAAAACCCTTATCTGGTTAAAAATGTTGGCCAGTTTGCTGCTGAGGCCCATGATTCTTTTACATGGGCAAGTTCAGCTACTCTACAGATTGAAATAATTGATCTGCAAGAAGATGCAGCTCTGAAAGCTCAGTTTAATGACTGTGActcaattacattctggacaAAACTTGTTATCCCAGCTAAATACCCCCTGCTACAAAAAATTGCAGTCAGTGTTCTTACTATGTTTGGTTCTACATATACATGCGAATCTGCATTCTCCACAATGAATCTGGTGAAGAACAAGTACCGCACTCGGATCACAGATGAGCATTTGCATCAATCTGTTCGaatggcagtcaccccctttgtacctaatttcaaagggctggtgagagagaaaaaatgccagttctcCCACTAAGAAGCATCAACTCTGTTTGTAAATAGTTctacaacgtttgtgaaaagttattaaaacacgtttcctactgatgttcagctcggaccttcacctaacAATAGActccggtaagtggaccttcactaaaagttgttgagtacccctgaacTAGGGTGTGACTACAGCACTAaagactttaaagtgacactgtcaccccctttttgcattacgacttctctacacaggtgtaatgggtaaatttaacagttttcacggtttcatgctgcttgttcaagtaaaaagtgattttattaactgcagattgtgttcaGTGGGCAGGGGTTCACAGcagtagcgccacttagccctgcccatagcgccacagttggccctgcccctccatgataTTATgacacataggccctgcccccttgctgaccattggaacaggctggcctaaaaatCTAGGCCCCACACTctttaggtcggcccataccaatggtcgCCGAGGGGGTGGGGCTGGTGTGCTGATGACGTCACTGAGGGGCAGGGCCATTGGTGGCACTGTGGGTGGGACTAAGTGGCACTTCTgctatgaagccccgcccacttagcacaatctgcagttgataaaagatcacttttcacttgaacaagcaccatgacgtatgatataaaataagataggaaaacggctaaatttacccattacacctgtgtagagatgttagaatgcaaaaagggggtgactgtcaCTTTAAGTCCAAAAGCCAAGTCATTGTTAGCCAGAGCCTCAAGACAGTAGTGTCTAGTAATTAAGAgaatactaaaagagcagactagatggaccaagtgggggacaccagagaacaCCAAGGTAGCGCTGACACGTTAGGATAACATGTCTATTGTTTTATATGGACCAGCCGCAATATATTAAAAATGGCCGactgccggacaacccctttactcTGGAGACTCAAGCTTGCTACACTTCAGCAGGAAGAAAAATATATGATGCCAAACAGATATCACCCAGTTAAAAAGGTCAAAAAGAGACTCTTTGCTTCCACAGGATGAAATGAGGCCTATGCCAACATTTGGTGTATTGCAAAGCAAACGTTCCCCGCATACTCTGACCGTGCTCCCCTGTGGTTCAGTGAGCCACTACACATTTTGCTATCAGAAAATATATCAAATACACTTGAAACGGTCATGTAAAACTGCTTTATTACCAGCAGCTTGTACAgtacattttaataaatattgTTCCCATCAATTAATCTTTATGACAAGGACAGAGCAATCCCTGAAGCATCACATAGAACTGGACAGAACTGGAAAGGACAGAAGCTGGAATCAATTCTACTTTTTGGGAAAGGAAGACTTGACGATCTCAAACAAGGCATAACCGCTTCCTA carries:
- the LOC138795181 gene encoding zinc finger BED domain-containing protein 5-like, producing MASALKKRKVDTENRDFKSEWTDKYCFILTNAAQPKPLCLICNETVALIKSSNVKRHYETKHRSFEQNYPLNSEIRAKKISSLTASYEASTKRLVSSLSQQEKTTEASLRVAWILGKHKKPFSDAEVVKECMVEVVGTMFEGKQREEFQGKIKQIPLSDSTAARRTEIISEDLLSQLQLKVKMADCISLAVDESCDATDNAQLMVFVRFYDKTQNVFCEDLLGMTALHTHTRGEDIFEAITKILKDRGINLDSVISVATDGAPAMIGKEKGLVARLKVLNPSLISYHCIIHQSILCANLGEKYANIMENVMKLINFLRASSALQHRLLKDFLSEVNSAFSDLLVHNNVRWLSKGRVLERFWSIRNELETFLAKQKTEKAREYLTFLRNKDSMEIVAFLADITGHLNDLNVKLQGKNQTIFDLMEAVRAFQRKLQLFYCDMQETLLHFPKLKEHIQEANTKESLFCNHGGFMQNLIDNFQSRFQDFTIGQEILLCIKNPYLVKNVGQFAAEAHDSFTWASSATLQIEIIDLQEDAALKAQFNDCDSITFWTKLVIPAKYPLLQKIAVSVLTMFGSTYTCESAFSTMNLVKNKYRTRITDEHLHQSVRMAVTPFVPNFKGLVREKKCQFSH